Proteins found in one Mytilus edulis chromosome 2, xbMytEdul2.2, whole genome shotgun sequence genomic segment:
- the LOC139511760 gene encoding innexin unc-9-like isoform X1: MVCYAQSEFFRFSLSLEYKAVNVLNNCFGKMIFNFYKPTVNYGSWADRLSSTWTFLLLLILALLTVWRHYRGPNFICKTPPEFPRHWNDFTDESCWLSRQIKTSELYGQGSSSDSVDILEVMDIKDSANEDGTRTLYQWLPLILFLQALLFLLPDIILRICESSFGFGSQKLTKMIQDYRQYSADDRKYFAIEIGSYLHQEFSGRLLRVLPFGILTVLLAFVKLLFFVNAATQLIIIEGYLSPQNVTSYGHYVFESIINTNYSTIAYSPVFPREVSCNSKFILLSNVQSYMFQCLVPVNEFNEQICFFVWIWLLVVCIAAGTSGIFFLVKSLLPMVRQRYIKKYLSMSNISVTSAEVSSFSGTTIGQDGVMVLKMIGDISSDILVKDIVIQIWNIHKTGSASGGQHMTNLTPAASPEMIAMEKTGV; the protein is encoded by the exons ATGGTTTGTTATGCTCAATCTGAGTTCTTCAGATTTAGTTTGTCGCTGGAGTATAAAGCAGTAAAT gTTTTGAACAATTGTTTTGGTAAAATGATTTTCAACTTTTACAAACCAACGGTTAACTACGGAAGCTGGGCTGACAGATTAAGCAGTACTTGGACTTTTCTACTTCTGTTGATATTAGCACTTCTGACTGTTTGGCGTCATTACAGAGGACCaaactttatttgcaaaacaCCACCCGAATTTCCACGACATTGGAACGACTTTACTGACGAATCATGTTGGTTATCTAGACAAATTAAAACTTCTGAGTTATATGGACAAGGATCTTCCTCAGATTCAGTAGATATTCTTGAAGTAATGGATATCAAGGATAGTGCAAACGAAGACGGCACACGAACTCTGTACCAGTGGCTTCCTTTAATTTTATTCCTGCAGgcacttttgtttttgttacccGACATCATTTTAAGGATTTGTGAGTCAAGTTTTGGGTTTGGAAGCCAGAAGCTtacaaaaatgatacaagactacaGGCAATATTCTGCAGACGACCGAAAATATTTTGCAATAGAGATAGGTTCATATCTTCATCAAGAGTTTAGTGGACGTTTGCTTAGGGTCTTACCTTTTGGTATTTTAACAGTATTACTAGCATTTGTGAAATTGTTGTTTTTCGTCAATGCAGCTACACAGTTGATCATTATAGAAGGATATTTATCACCCCAAAATGTCACTTCTTATGGCCATTATGTGTTTGAAAGTATAATCAACACAAATTATTCAACAATAGCGTATTCGCCTGTATTTCCACGAGAGGTATcgtgtaacagtaaatttattttattgtcgAATGTGCAGTCGTACATGTTTCAGTGTCTAGTACCGGTCAACGAATTTAACGAACAAATCTGTTTCTTTGTTTGGATCTGGCTTCTGGTAGTTTGTATAGCGGCCGGTACCAGTGGGATCTTCTTCCTTGTGAAGTCATTATTACCTATGGTGAGACAAAG ATACATTAAGAAGTACCTGAGTATGTCAAATATTTCTGTCACGTCAGCTGAGGTCAGTTCTTTCAGTGGTACTACGATAGGGCAAGATGGTGTGATGGTTTTAAAAATGATCGGCGATATATCATCTGATATCTTGGTGAAAGATATTGTCATTCAAATCTGGAATATTCATAAAACAGGAAGTGCTTCAGGTGGTCAACACATGACCAACCTAACGCCTGCTGCTTCTCCTGAAATGATTGCGATGGAAAAAACTGGCGTGTAA
- the LOC139511760 gene encoding innexin-10-like isoform X2 produces MIFNFYKPTVNYGSWADRLSSTWTFLLLLILALLTVWRHYRGPNFICKTPPEFPRHWNDFTDESCWLSRQIKTSELYGQGSSSDSVDILEVMDIKDSANEDGTRTLYQWLPLILFLQALLFLLPDIILRICESSFGFGSQKLTKMIQDYRQYSADDRKYFAIEIGSYLHQEFSGRLLRVLPFGILTVLLAFVKLLFFVNAATQLIIIEGYLSPQNVTSYGHYVFESIINTNYSTIAYSPVFPREVSCNSKFILLSNVQSYMFQCLVPVNEFNEQICFFVWIWLLVVCIAAGTSGIFFLVKSLLPMVRQRYIKKYLSMSNISVTSAEVSSFSGTTIGQDGVMVLKMIGDISSDILVKDIVIQIWNIHKTGSASGGQHMTNLTPAASPEMIAMEKTGV; encoded by the exons ATGATTTTCAACTTTTACAAACCAACGGTTAACTACGGAAGCTGGGCTGACAGATTAAGCAGTACTTGGACTTTTCTACTTCTGTTGATATTAGCACTTCTGACTGTTTGGCGTCATTACAGAGGACCaaactttatttgcaaaacaCCACCCGAATTTCCACGACATTGGAACGACTTTACTGACGAATCATGTTGGTTATCTAGACAAATTAAAACTTCTGAGTTATATGGACAAGGATCTTCCTCAGATTCAGTAGATATTCTTGAAGTAATGGATATCAAGGATAGTGCAAACGAAGACGGCACACGAACTCTGTACCAGTGGCTTCCTTTAATTTTATTCCTGCAGgcacttttgtttttgttacccGACATCATTTTAAGGATTTGTGAGTCAAGTTTTGGGTTTGGAAGCCAGAAGCTtacaaaaatgatacaagactacaGGCAATATTCTGCAGACGACCGAAAATATTTTGCAATAGAGATAGGTTCATATCTTCATCAAGAGTTTAGTGGACGTTTGCTTAGGGTCTTACCTTTTGGTATTTTAACAGTATTACTAGCATTTGTGAAATTGTTGTTTTTCGTCAATGCAGCTACACAGTTGATCATTATAGAAGGATATTTATCACCCCAAAATGTCACTTCTTATGGCCATTATGTGTTTGAAAGTATAATCAACACAAATTATTCAACAATAGCGTATTCGCCTGTATTTCCACGAGAGGTATcgtgtaacagtaaatttattttattgtcgAATGTGCAGTCGTACATGTTTCAGTGTCTAGTACCGGTCAACGAATTTAACGAACAAATCTGTTTCTTTGTTTGGATCTGGCTTCTGGTAGTTTGTATAGCGGCCGGTACCAGTGGGATCTTCTTCCTTGTGAAGTCATTATTACCTATGGTGAGACAAAG ATACATTAAGAAGTACCTGAGTATGTCAAATATTTCTGTCACGTCAGCTGAGGTCAGTTCTTTCAGTGGTACTACGATAGGGCAAGATGGTGTGATGGTTTTAAAAATGATCGGCGATATATCATCTGATATCTTGGTGAAAGATATTGTCATTCAAATCTGGAATATTCATAAAACAGGAAGTGCTTCAGGTGGTCAACACATGACCAACCTAACGCCTGCTGCTTCTCCTGAAATGATTGCGATGGAAAAAACTGGCGTGTAA